GCCGTTACCAGCCCGCGCGCGGCGAGCGCGTCGGCGTGCTGCTGTGCGGCGGCAACGTCGACCCCGCGACGCTCGCCTGAACCCTATCCCCCTCCCCAACCCTGAAGGAGCGTCCCCATGTTCGCCGTCATCCTGAGCTATGTCCGCCCGCTCGAAGAAGTCGACCAGGCGCTGGCCGCTCATCGCGCCTTCCTCGCCGATTTCTACGCCGCCGGCTTCGGCATCGCGTCCGGCCGCCAGGTGGGCCGCACCGGCGGCGTGATCATCGCGACGGCGCCGAGCCGGGCGGCGCTCGAGGCTGAGCTCGAGAAGGATCCGTTCAAGGTCAAGGGCCTGGCGCAATACGACATCTACGAATTCACGCCGACCATGACCCATCCGGCTCTGAAGGGCGTCGTCAACTGACCCGATAATTCCCCTGGGTCGGCCGCTGCCGGCGCACGCCGGTAGCGGCGCCCGAATCAACGAGGTACCCTGATGTCGTACAAGCTGCCGTTGCGGCAGCGGGGCGGCCGTTGCGGCCGAACGATAAAATCAGGGGAGGACCTCGATGCCCGCCTTTGCGAAGGCCGCGGCCGTGCTCGGCCTCGGCGCGCTGCTCTTGGCGCCTGTTGCCGCTCGGGCGCAATTGCTCGTCGTCGGCAATGACGAGAAGCTGGTCTGGGACGATGCCGGCAAGGCGGTCAACAAGCCGCCCGGCAACGATACCGTGACCATCCTCGACATCGCCAAGCCGACGACACCCGCGACCATCGCCACGCTCAAGCTCGAGAACACCGTGGTCGGGCCGCCGACCAACCTCATGATCACGCCGGACGAGCGGCTGGCGCTGGTCGCGAATTCACTCCACTGGGTCGACGACGGCAATGGCGGCTGGAAGGGCGTGCCCGACACCAAGCTCTATGTCATCGACCTCAAGGCAAAGCCGATCGCGCTCATCGCCACGGTGGACGTCGGCAAGCAGCCCTCGGGCCTCGCGATCAGCCGCAAGGGCGACCTGTGCCTGATCGCCAACCGCGCCGACAATACGGTGAGCGTGCTGTCGATCGCCGGCTCCGAGGTCAAGCTGATCGACACGGTGGCGCTGGCACCGGCCGGTGCGCCCAACCAGCAGCTTTCCGCCGTCGCGATCACGCCCGACGGCAAGCAGGCGCTGGTCGTCAAGTCCGCGGCCAACAGCGTGGCGCTGCTCAAGATCGACGGGCAGAAGGTCAGTTACACGAACTACGACATGACCGTCGGCGTCTTTCCGTACAACGTCCAGATTCCGCCGGGCGGCCATATCGGCATCGTCAACGTCAACGGCGGCAGCGGCGCGTCGGACGGCCAGGTCGACACGGCGGCGATCATCGACATGGAGGCGGCCCCGCCGCGGGTCATCGATCAGGTCGTGATCGGCGACGGGCCGGAGGGCCTGGCCGTCAGCCCCTCCGGCAAGCTCGCGATTTCCGTCATCCTGAACGGCAACGGCAATGTGCCGAAGGCCGCCTTCTTCCACCACGACCATGCCTATCTCGCCATCCTCAAGATCGACGGCAAGAAAGTGACGAAGGTCGGCGAGGCGCCGGTCGGCCAATTGGCCGAGGGCATCGCCTTCAGCCCGGACGGCAAATATCTCTATGTCGGCAACTACCTCGACACCGATCTCGCGGTGTTCCGGGTCGACGGCACGAAGCTCACCAAGGTCGGCGCCAACATCAAGACGCCGGGACAGCACCCCGCCTCGATGCGCGGCAGCACGCCGTAGCGGCCCTCATCATGACGTCAGAGTGTTGAGGCATCTCCTCACGCCGCGAGCTCGCCGGTCTCGTCGATGAGCTCGACGATGTCGGCGATGATGCGGGTGAGATCGTAGTCCTTGGGCGTGTAGACCCGGGCGACGCCGGCGGCCTTGAGTGTCGCCGCGTCCTCGGGCGGGATGATGCCGCCGACCACGACCGGCACGTCGTCGATGCCGGCCGCCTCGAGGCCCTTCATCACCTCGCCGACCAGCGCCACGTGGCTGCCGGACAGGATCGACAGGCCCACGACATGGACGCTTTCCTCGAGCGCCGCATTGACGATCTGGGCCGGCGTGAGGCGGATGCCCTCGTAGACGACCTCGAAGCCGGCATCGCGCGCCTTGAGCGCGATCTGCTCGGCGCCGTTCGAATGGCCGTCGAGCCCGGGCTTGCCGACCAGCATCTTCAAGCGCCGGCCGAACCGGTCCGACACGGCGGCGACCCGCTCGCGCACCGGCTTCAGCGCGTCCTTGGGCGCCGCGGCGCCGCCGGTCGCGGACGCCGCGGCGACGCCGGTCGCCGCCCGATATTCGCCGAACACCAGACGCAGCGTTCCGGCCCATTCGCCGGTCGTGACACCCGCCCGGGCCGCCGCGATCGACGGTTCCATGATGTTGCCGCCGTCCGCCGCAACCTGGCGCAAACGATCGAGCGCCGCCTGGACCGCCTGGCCGTCGCGCGCCGCGCGCCAGGCCGCGAGCCGCCCGATCTGCTCCTGCTCGACCGCCGCATCGACCGTCAGGATGCCGGCATCGCCCTCGGCGACCAGCGGCGAAGGGGCGGTCTCGGTGAAGCAATTGACGCCGATCACCGACTGCTCGCCGCTCTCGATCGCAGTGAGGCGCCGGGCGTTCGATTCGACGAGGCGCTGCTTCATGTAGCCGCTCTCGATCGCGGCGACGGCGCCGCCCATGGCCTGCAGCCGGTCGAACTCGGCCATCGCCTCGCGCGCCAGTTCCTCGACCTTGGCCGCAACCACGGGTGAGCCGTCGAACAGGTCGCCATATTCGAGCAGGTCAGTCTCGTGGGCCACGATCTGCTGCAGGCGCAGGCTCCATTGCTGGTCCCAGGGCCGGGGCAGGCCCAGCGCCTCGTTCCAGGCCGGCAGCTGCACGGCGCGGGCACGGGCGTTCTTCGAGAGCACGACCGCCAGCATCTCGAGCAGGATGCGATAGACGTTGTTCTCCGGCTGCTGCTCGGTCAGGCCCAGCGAATTCACCTGCACGCCGTAGCGGAAGCGGCGGAAGCGCTCGTCGGCGATGCCGTAGCGCTCACGAGCGAGCCGGTCCCAAAGCTCGGTGAACGCGCGCATCTTGCACATCTCGGTCACGAACCGGATGCCGGCATTGACGAAGAAGCTGATGCGGCCCACGACCTGGCCGAATTCCGAGTCCGGCACCTGGCCCGAGGCCTTGACCGCGTCCAAGACGGCGGCCGCGTTGGCGAGCGCATAGGCCAACTCCTGCACCGGCGTGGCACCCGCCTCCTGCAGGTGGTAGGAGCAGACGTTCATCGGGTTCCATTTCGGCAGTTCCCGATAGGTAAACGCGATCACGTCGCCGGTCAGCTTGAGGCTCGGCCCCGGCGGGAAGATGTAGGTGCCGCGCGAGAGATATTCCTTGAGGATGTCGTTCTGCGTCGTGCCCTGCAGCGCCGCCCGCTTCGCCCCCTGCTCCTCGGCGCAGGCGATGTAGAGCGCCAAGAGCCAGGGCGCCGTCGCATTGATCGTCATCGACGTGTTCATGCGCTCGAGCGGGATGCCGTCGAACAAGGCCCGCATGTCGCCCAGATGGCCGACCGGCACGCCGACCTTACCGACCTCGCCCTGCGCCAGCACATGGTCGGCGTCGTAGCCGGTCTGGGTCGGCAGGTCGAACGCGACCGAGAGGCCGGTCTGGCCGCGTTGCAGATTCGTGCGATAGAGCGCGTTCGATGCGGCCGCCGAGGAATGGCCGGAATATGTCCGGATCAGCCAGGGCTGCTCCCGCCCAGCCTGAGCTGCGTTCTGAGCTGCGTTCTGTGCTGCATTCGGTCCGCACTTGTCCTCGCTCATCCGGCCCTCCCCTCGACCTTGCAACCTATTGTGGCGACGCGGGTTTTATATTGTCACACGACTGCTCGACGTTGCTGCCTGCCGCAATTTCCTGTAACGGCGCAATTTTAGTAATAAAAGAACCCACAGCAGGAACCATGAGTAATATTCCGTCGTTTTGTGCATTGCAAACAGATTTCAGTCCGGGCAGGATGCGTTGCAACGAGACAGCGATCAACGGACAAACACCGGGAAAAACCCAAGGTTTCCCGATGGTCGCCAGGAAAAATTCTTGAGAGCGCCTCAAGCGGCGCGACCAGGGTCGAGGAATCGGGAGAAGAGCGATGAGCGGCACGGCCGAAGTCATCAAGCTGCACAATGGCGGGCCTGAAAATGGCACGAGTGCGCAACAAGTGACAAAGGATCTCTACGAAATCGGCGAGATTCCGCCGCTCGGTCACGTGCCGTCGCGCATGTATGCCTGGGCCATCCGGCGCGAGCGCCATGGCGAACCGGAGACCGCGATGCAGGTCGAGGTCGTGCCGACTCCGTCGATCGGCCCGGACGAGGTGCTGGTCATGGTGATGGCCGCCGGCGTCAACTACAATGGCGTCTGGGCCGCTTTGGGCAGGCCGATCTCGCCGTTCGACGTGCACAAGGCGGAATTCCACGTCGCCGGCTCCGACGCGTCGGGCATCGTCTGGGCCGTGGGCTCCAAGGTCAAGCGCTGGAAGGTCGGCGACGAGGTCGTGGTCCATTGCAACCAGGACGATGGCGACGACGAGGAGTGCAACGGCGGCGACCCGATGAACTCGCCCTCGCAGCGCATCTGGGGCTACGAGACGCCCGACGGCTCCTTCGCCCAGTTCGCCCGCGTCCAGGGCCGGCAGCTGATGGATCGGCCGCGCCATCTCACCTGGGAGGAGAGCGGCTGCTACGTGCTGACGCTCGCGACCGCCTATCGCATGCTGTTCGGCCATCGCCCGCATATCTTGCGCCCCGGCGACCATGTGCTGGTCTGGGGTGCGGCGGGCGGCCTCGGCTCCATGGCGATCCAGCTGATCGCGACGGCCGGCGCCAACCCGATCGCCGTCATCTCGGAGGACGACAAGCGCGACTTCGTGATGCAGCTGGGCGCCAAGGGCGTCATCAACCGCAAGAAATTCGACTGCTGGGGCCAGCTGCCCGACGTGGACGACCCGGCGGCCTATGCCGAATACATGAAGAAGTGCCGCGCCTTCGGCAAGGCGATCTGGGATATTACCGGCAAGGGCAACGACGTCGATTTCGTGTTCGAGCACCCGGGCGAGCAGACCTTCCCCGTGAGCTGCTTCGTGGTGAAGCGCGGCGGCATGGTCGTGTTCTGCGCGGGCACCACCGGCTACAACCTGACCTTCGACGCGCGCTTCGTCTGGATGCGCCAGAAGCGCATCCAGGGCAGCCATTTCGCAAACTTGCTGCAGGCGAGCCAGGCGAACCGGCTGGTGGTCGAGCGGCGCATCGATCCCTGCATGTCGGAAGTCTTCTCCTGGGCCGACATCCCGCGCGCCCACACCAAGATGCGCCGCAACGAGCACAAGCCCGGCAACATGGCCGTGCTGGTCCAGGCGAAGCATCCGGGCCTGAAGACGCTCGACGACGCCATCCACGCCTGAGAGGCTTCGAAGCAGCGCCACCCTCACCCCGACCCTCTCCCGCAAGCGGGAGAGGGAGGGACCCGCGGCACGCGGGAGGGTGAGGGTCGTGCCGC
This genomic interval from Aliidongia dinghuensis contains the following:
- a CDS encoding YciI family protein, translated to MFAVILSYVRPLEEVDQALAAHRAFLADFYAAGFGIASGRQVGRTGGVIIATAPSRAALEAELEKDPFKVKGLAQYDIYEFTPTMTHPALKGVVN
- a CDS encoding lactonase family protein, coding for MPAFAKAAAVLGLGALLLAPVAARAQLLVVGNDEKLVWDDAGKAVNKPPGNDTVTILDIAKPTTPATIATLKLENTVVGPPTNLMITPDERLALVANSLHWVDDGNGGWKGVPDTKLYVIDLKAKPIALIATVDVGKQPSGLAISRKGDLCLIANRADNTVSVLSIAGSEVKLIDTVALAPAGAPNQQLSAVAITPDGKQALVVKSAANSVALLKIDGQKVSYTNYDMTVGVFPYNVQIPPGGHIGIVNVNGGSGASDGQVDTAAIIDMEAAPPRVIDQVVIGDGPEGLAVSPSGKLAISVILNGNGNVPKAAFFHHDHAYLAILKIDGKKVTKVGEAPVGQLAEGIAFSPDGKYLYVGNYLDTDLAVFRVDGTKLTKVGANIKTPGQHPASMRGSTP
- the ccrA gene encoding crotonyl-CoA carboxylase/reductase; protein product: MSGTAEVIKLHNGGPENGTSAQQVTKDLYEIGEIPPLGHVPSRMYAWAIRRERHGEPETAMQVEVVPTPSIGPDEVLVMVMAAGVNYNGVWAALGRPISPFDVHKAEFHVAGSDASGIVWAVGSKVKRWKVGDEVVVHCNQDDGDDEECNGGDPMNSPSQRIWGYETPDGSFAQFARVQGRQLMDRPRHLTWEESGCYVLTLATAYRMLFGHRPHILRPGDHVLVWGAAGGLGSMAIQLIATAGANPIAVISEDDKRDFVMQLGAKGVINRKKFDCWGQLPDVDDPAAYAEYMKKCRAFGKAIWDITGKGNDVDFVFEHPGEQTFPVSCFVVKRGGMVVFCAGTTGYNLTFDARFVWMRQKRIQGSHFANLLQASQANRLVVERRIDPCMSEVFSWADIPRAHTKMRRNEHKPGNMAVLVQAKHPGLKTLDDAIHA
- a CDS encoding protein meaA — protein: MSEDKCGPNAAQNAAQNAAQAGREQPWLIRTYSGHSSAAASNALYRTNLQRGQTGLSVAFDLPTQTGYDADHVLAQGEVGKVGVPVGHLGDMRALFDGIPLERMNTSMTINATAPWLLALYIACAEEQGAKRAALQGTTQNDILKEYLSRGTYIFPPGPSLKLTGDVIAFTYRELPKWNPMNVCSYHLQEAGATPVQELAYALANAAAVLDAVKASGQVPDSEFGQVVGRISFFVNAGIRFVTEMCKMRAFTELWDRLARERYGIADERFRRFRYGVQVNSLGLTEQQPENNVYRILLEMLAVVLSKNARARAVQLPAWNEALGLPRPWDQQWSLRLQQIVAHETDLLEYGDLFDGSPVVAAKVEELAREAMAEFDRLQAMGGAVAAIESGYMKQRLVESNARRLTAIESGEQSVIGVNCFTETAPSPLVAEGDAGILTVDAAVEQEQIGRLAAWRAARDGQAVQAALDRLRQVAADGGNIMEPSIAAARAGVTTGEWAGTLRLVFGEYRAATGVAAASATGGAAAPKDALKPVRERVAAVSDRFGRRLKMLVGKPGLDGHSNGAEQIALKARDAGFEVVYEGIRLTPAQIVNAALEESVHVVGLSILSGSHVALVGEVMKGLEAAGIDDVPVVVGGIIPPEDAATLKAAGVARVYTPKDYDLTRIIADIVELIDETGELAA